One Pseudomonas sp. MM213 genomic window, AGCTCAGCCACCGCAGGTCTGGGAGCCTTATACCCTACGCCAGACACTCGCCAACCAAGGCTGCTGCTCCCGCGGCAACCCCGCTGGCCGGTAGTAATGCTCCAACTCCACAAACCCCGCCGCGGTCAGCAAACCCTGCCACGCCTGAAGATCGTGATAAGCCCCATACCGCGGCCCATTCCACCCCTCCTGATTCTCACCACGCGGATTGGAACTGAACAACACCCCACCCGGCCTCAACGCCCCGCGCAATTCCTTCAACACCCGTGGCAATTCCTGACGCGGAATATGAAACAGCACCGCATTGGCAAAAATCCCGTCAAAGCGTTCAGCCGGCAAATCAAGCTTCAGAAAATCCTGCTGCCACACCTCGCAACCACTGTCTTCACGCGCCATTTTCGCAAACTTTTCCGAACCGTCGAGGCCGACCGCGGTGTGGCCCATGCGCGTGAACGTCTGCAAATCCCGACCCGGCCCACAGCCAAAGTCGAGGATGTCGAACGGCGCCTCACCCTGAATATGCCGCAGCAGTGCGTCGATGTTCTGGCTGACATCGTGATCACGCGTCCCTTCGCGAAAACCTTCGGCCACCGAGTTGTAATGACCGAGGGTGGTGGAGGTGATTTTCTCAAGGTCGTCCGGGGTTTGTTTCATGGCGGGCTGCGCAGGCAATTGGGATTCGCCGAATATACGCCATCAGGTCCGGGGCTGCTTCGCAGCCATTCGCGGGCAAGCCTCGCTCCTACAGGTTTCACACCGTCCAGAAGATCACGCGAACCCTGTAGGAGCGAGGCTTGCCCGCGAAGGCGATTTAACGGTCAACCGATTATTCAGGCCGGTTTCCGGTGTGCTTCATCCCCAGACATTCAATGGACCGATCAACCATCGCCTTGGCAATTTCCAGCAAATGCCAAATAGAGAACACCATGGCCCTGTCGGCCCCTTTCAGTTGATCGCCACACCGATAAGCGGTGACCGAGGCGCAGCGCAGAAGGTCGGCGACATAGAGTTGCGTGTCCTCGAAGTTCACGTCCTGGCTGACGTTGTAGAAGCGCAGTTCGTCCGGTGCGCCGGTATGTTCGCGGGTGAGGTAAAAATCGATTGCGTGGTAAAGCGCTGAACGTCCTTTGAGCGGATCGTCGTTGTCTTTGCTTGAGGATTCGGGAGGTGGATCGGGGACTGGTTTTTTCATTGGTAAAACTCCTGGTACTCATTGGAGCCAACCGATATCGCGACTAAACGAACAGGGGTGGCGGCTGCACGCAGGTTAGTCGACCGGATACCAGGAACTCCGGCGCACCCGAGGGTGCCCTGCGCACAGCCACCATAACGTTCAGGCATTAACAAACACCCGACACGAGGTAGCGCTGTGCGCCTGGTAGGTCCGAGCGACTAAACCCGATCACTGATGAGCAGTGACGGACCGAGACTAGCCAGCGGATTTGCCAGGCGCAAGCGTGCGGAATCATCTAGGAAACGTCCTGCAAATGAAAGGGATTGGCCTTGTAGGAGTGCTGATTTCTCTGTGGGAAAACTTCCCGACTTGTAGTTAATTTCCTACCGCTAACCTTGATTCAGCGTTTGTTCAACCCCCGTCCCCTCCAACACTCTCGGTGCGGCTACCTGTTACTTCTTACAGTATCGGCCCGGCCCAAAAAGGCTCAGTCTTATCTCCACTCGAGCGAAGGACCGTCGATACCGTGAACGCTCACCCACACACGCCGACCCTGTCGGTCATGGACCCGCGAGCCTTGGCGATTCGCGAGGTGGGCTATTGCCGGCATCCGGACGAGAACGTCATTGCTTCGCGCATCACCCGGCAGGTTTTCGATGCTGCGGGGCGTTTGGTCGAGTCGTGGGATCCCCGTTTATGGGCGTCTGCGTCTAAGCCGAATCTGGCGACGATCCATGGGTTGAGCGGCCATCCCTTGCTGACGGACAGCGTCGATGCCGGTTGGCAACTGAGCCTGTTGAATCAGGCCGGTTCGCTGCGTTCGTTCTGGGACGCCAGAGGCAGTCAGCGTCACATCGACTTTGACGATCAGCAACGTCCGATAGCCGTCACTGAACAGCCCGCCGAAGCACTACCGCGCGTGGTCGAGCGATTGACTTACGGCGGCTCTGCTCCGGCATTCGCAGTGCATAACCAATGCGCAAAGCTGATCCGCCACGATAATCCAGCCAGTACCCGCTTCGTCCCCGACTTCGGTTTGGCCGGCTCGCAATTGAGTGAAAACCAATGCTTCCTGATCGACCTTGAACCACCGGACTGGCCAAGCGAGTTCGAGGCTCGGGACGCGTTGCTGGAAGATCAGTCGTTTGTCACGCGGCACGTCTTTTCTCCCACGGGCGAGATTCAGCGCCAGACCGATGCCATGGGTAATGACCGGACCTTTGCCTACGATGTGGCGGGCAGGTTGAGTGAAACCTGGCTGCTGATGGCTGGAGAGGGCAGACCACCACAACAACTGGTCAGCGACATCCGCTACAACGCCCACGACCAGATCGAAAGCGAAATCGCTGGCAACGGTGTGAAAACGCAAGCCGAGTACGACGCCGAGAACGGTCGGCTGATTCGGTTGGTGGCGACAGTCGGAAGTCAGAAGCTGTTGCAGGATTTGCATTATGTCTACGATGCGGCGGGCAACATCATCAAGCTGGAAGACAAGGCCCAAGCCGTTACCTGGTTCAACAACCAGCGCATCGAACCGATCAATCGTTATCGCTATGACAGCCTGTCCCAACTGGTCGAAGCCAGCGGCTGGGAAGTTGCCAACCCCAGCCACGGACCCGCATTGCCGGATTTACTGCCCACACCGCTGGACCCCAATCAGCGGCGCAATTACACCCAGCGCTTCGAGTACGACGCGGCGGGCAATCTGATCACCCGCCAGCACAGTGGCGCGCCGGGTTTCTCGATGTTCACCTCCGCCCGCAGCAACCGCAGCCTGGCGCAGCGGGACGATGGTTCATTGCCCGGTGAGTCGGAAATCGAGTCAGGCTTCGATGCCTGCGGCAATCAACTGGAGTTGCAGCGCGGCCAAACCATGACCTGGGACATCCGCAACCAGTTAAGCCGGGTGACCTTGGTCAAGCGCGGCGATGAACCCGACGATTACGAAGGCTACGTCTACGACCGCCCTGGCCATCGGCTGCGCAAAGTGCATTTCAACCGGACCAGTGGCCGTACAGGGCGTTCTGAAGTCCGTTACCTGCCCAACCTGGAAATCCACCGCCAGGCCGATGGCGAAGAGCGCCATGTCATCAGTATCGAAGCGGGACGTTGCAGTGTTCGGTCCTTGCACTGGCCCGAAGGAACCCATGCCGATCAACTGCGTTACAGCCTCTGCGACCACCTTGGTTCCAGCACATTGGAGCTGGATCACGAAGCAGGCGTGCTGACTCAGGAACACTATTACGCCTTCGGCGGCACCGCATGCTGGGCTGGTAAAAATGCGTTGGTGGCGAAGTACAAAACGTTTCGCTATTCCGGCAAAGAGCGGGATGTGACAGGGCTCTATTACTACGGATTCCGGTATTACGCGCCGTGGTTGCAGCGTTGGATGTGCCCAGACCCGGCAGGAGACAAGGATGGGCTGAATCGCTATGCGATGGTGAGGAACAACCCGATTAATTTCTACGACTGGCAAGGCACGATATCGATTCCAGTCGATATTTTTATCGCCGATATCGTCAACTCAAGCAGTAAAACCATTTATAGCGGATGGTTCGAGGAGCTGATGTGGGATCAAGAGAAAAACACGTTCATGAGTACTGGTCCGGTATATACCCGAGGAATGGAGGTGATCCAGGGGGCGGATTCCGAGTGGTACCCATCATCTTTCGGACATGCCATTGCTGCATTTCGTGATCAGGACGGCAAGCTGCGTCTATTTGCCAACATGCATTATCAGCACATGGGCATCCAGCCTGGCATGGGCCTTCCAGAGTTCGCGGGGCTGTTGAAAGTTGATAAACAAGACCCTTCAAAACTCGTCATCAACAATCATTCCGGCCACTACAAACCCGAATCCTCAATTGACGTTGAGGCGATGATTCGCGAGATTGCTCCGCAGCAACAGTCAGTGAGCTATGCCCCGATTCCCGAGAGCTCGTCGTTTGATTCAACACTTCGAATCAATTCTATTGACTCGCCCGAAACGTATGAGCGCCTGGTGAACATGTACAAGCGAGATTTCAATGGCTTGATCACCTACCTGAAAGAACAAGGTGTCTGGGAAGCCGCCAAAGCGAATTTTGGCGAAAGTGAAGGCCTGAACATCATTTTCAAGATGGAGGCTAAAGGGATGACCGCCCAGCAGATCTACAATGAAGAATCTATGTTGGGACTTGCCAAACCATTGGCTGAGCCCGTGCAACCGTCCATTGGCACCAGCCGAGTCACACGTCCACTCGTTCAGAATAAGACCAAAAAAACTTCATTTTTCCGATCTCTTGGCCACCGATTGGGTCAGCTATATGCGAAGTGACAGCTAGTTCTTTATTGCTTGAACGGGAGGGGGCAGGTGTTTGCGAAATGCTCCCCTCGTTGAGGTCATTCATTTGCTTCAGCGTTTGTTCAACCCCCGAGCCAACCGATCCCCACCCAACTGAATCACCGCCACCAACACCACCAGCAACACAATCACCGTCAACATGATCTGGCTATCAAACCGCTGATACCCATACCGATAAGCAATGTCCCCCAACCCACCCGCACCAATCGCCCCGGCCATGGCCGACGAGTTGATCATGGTCACCAAGGTGATCGTGAAACCACCGACAATCCCCGGCAACGCTTCAGGCAACAGCACATGCCAAACGATGTGCCAACGCCGGCACCCCATCGCCTGCGCTGCTTCGATCAAACCGTAATCCACCTCACGCAAACTGACTTCGGCGATACGCGCAAAGAACGGCGTGGCCGCAATCGTCAGCGGCACCACGGCCGCCCAGACTCCGTAAGTGGTGCCGACGATGAGCCGGGTAAACGGAATCAACGCCACCATCAAAATCAAAAAAGGAATCGAGCGAAACAGGTTCACGAACGCACCCAAGGCGCGGTTCAGCGCCGGTGCTTCGTAGATCCCGCCCTTGGAGCTGGTGACCAGGATCACCGCCAGCGGAATCCCCGCCAGCAGCGCGATCAACGACGACACGCCAACCATCAAAAACGTGTCGATGAAACCTTGCAGCAACCGATCAAACCACATAACCCAGCACCTCCACCTGTTGTGCCCAGTTGCCGGCGCGTTGACGCAGTTCCTCTGCGCCGAGCGGTGAGCCGGTCACCGCCAGCAGCAATTGCCCCAGCGCATGGCCCTGAATCCGTTCCACGCCACCTTGCAGCAAACGCACGCGACCGCCGAGGGCTGCAAACAACGCGGCCAGATCCGGTTCGTCGGTGGCGCTGCCGGTGAATTGCAAACGCAGGACCACGGCGGCGTCGGACGACTGTGGCTGCGCCTGGAGACGACTTTGCAGCTCCTGCGGCAATGCGTGTTGCAACGGCGCCAGTAAGGTCTTGCTGACCTCATGCTGCGGGTTGCCGAAGACTTCCCACACGGGGCCTTGCTCGACGATGCGGCCATGCTCCAACACCACGACGCGGTCGCAGATGTCGCGGATCACCGCCATCTCGTGAGTAATCAGCACGATGGTCAGGCCCAGGCGCTGATTGATCTCGCGCAGCAGGCCGAGAATCGATTGCGTGGTCTCCGGGTCCAGCGCCGAAGTGGCTTCGTCGCACAACAGAATCTCCGGGTCGTGCACCAGCGCGCGGGCGATGCCGACGCGCTGTTTCTGTCCGCCGGAAAGCTGCGCCGGGTAGGCCTTGTGCTTCTCTTGCAGGCCGACCAGTTCCAACAGTTCACGAACTTTCTGCTCGCGTTTTTCCTTGGGCACGCCGGCGACTTTCAGCGGCAATTCGACGTTCTGCCAAACCGTCTTGGCCGACATAAGGTTGAAGTGCTGGAAGATCATGCCGATGCGCCGACGCAGCGCCACCAGGCGGTCTTCATCGAACTCGCCGATGTCCACTTGATCGATCAGCACACGCCCCGTGCTCGGTTGTTCGAGGCGGTTGATGGTGCGGATCAGCGACGACTTGCCGGCGCCGCTGCGGCCGATGATGCCGAACACTTCACCGCGCTGGATTGCCAGGTCGATGCCGTGCAGCGCCGCCACCGGACCTTGCTGGCCGTTGTAGGTTTTGCCCAGGCCGATGAAGCGCACGTGAGCACGGTTCAGGTCGGGGTGCAGTTCGGTCTGTTCGGCTTTTTGAGGCTCTGGAATATCCAGTCGCCGTTGGATCGCGGCCGTCATTCTCAGCTTTCCCAACCGGCTTGATAGAGTTTGCCGTGGGCCTTATCCAACGCTGCGCGAACGGCTGGCGAATGCTGGTAGATGTCGACGAATTTGATCAGGCGCGGGTCGGCTTTGTTTTTTGGCTGGATCACGAACTGGATCACGTATTCCTTGTGATCGAGGCCGTCGAACAGCAACGCGGAACCGGCATCGAAGGTCTTCGCCAGGCGGATGTAGGCCGGGTAGCCCTGCACCAGATCGGCGTCGTCATAGGCGCGCACCAGTTGCACCGCTTCGACTTGCAGGATTTTGATTTTCTTCGGGTTGGCGATGATGTCTTCTTCGGTGGCCTTGTAGCCGACACCCGGCTTGAGCGTGATCAGGCCGGCCTTGGCCAGCAGTTGCAGGCCGCGACCGCTGTTGATCGGGTCGTTGGCGATGGCGACGCTGGCGCCTTCCGGCAGTTCGTCGAAGCTTTTGTATTTCTTCGAGTAGAGGCCGACGTTGTTGATGATGCCTGGTGCGAACGGCACCAGGTCAAAACCGGCGGCGGCCTTGGCGTTTTCCAGGAACGGCACGTGCTGGAAGTAGTTCACGTCGATGTCGCCGGCGGCGAGGCTGACGTTGGGCGCGATCCAGTCAGTGAACTCGACGAGTTCGACTTTCAGGCCTTGTTTATTGGCTTCTTCGACGGCGGCTTCCAGCGGGATGGCGAAGGCGGCGGTGGTGCCGACTTTCAGCGGCGCGTCGGCGGCGAAGGTGATTGAGCTGAAGAGGCCGAGGGCCAGGGCCAGTGCTTTGACTGGGTGAGAGAAGTAGTTCTTGGTCATGATGTTTTTTCCAGTCAGTGCATAAATTTGGGGTGTTTGGACGGGCCTCTTCGCGGGCAAGCCTCGCTCCTACAGGGGATTGCAGTGCCCCTGTAGGAGCGAAGCTTGCTCGCGAAGCTTTTAACGGCGGAACGCGGAACCGGTGTGTTGCTCAGGTAAATGCGCCTCTGCGTGAAACAGCTTCTCCCGCAGGCTGCCGTCGTCATAAGCGGTCTTGTACGACCCACGCCGCTGCAACTCGGGAATCACCAGTTCGATGAAATCCACATAGCTTTCCGGCGTGACAATTCGTGTCAGGTTGAAGCCATCCAGCCCGGTTTCGGCGATCCAGGATTCCAGCTCATCGGCCACTTGCTCAGGTGAACCGACCACCGTGATGTAGCGGCCACCGAGCGCGTGTTGCTCAAGCAATTTGCGCCGGGTCCAGTCGTTGTTTTGCAGGTTTTTGGTTGCCGATTGAATCGCGTTGCTCTTCACGTACTGGATCGGTTCGTCGATGGCGTACTCGGAAAAATCGATCCCGGTCGATGCCGAGAAATGCGCCACGCCGGCCTCGGCACTGGCGTAGCTCAGGTATTCGGCGTGCTTGGCCCAGGCCAGCTCTTCGGTGGCGCCGACGATCACGTTCAGCCCCATGAACACCTTGATGTCCTCAGGATTGCGCCCGGCTTCAACGGCGCTGGCGCGCACCTTGTCCACCTGAACCTTGGTCGACGGTTTGTTCTGGCCGCTGATGAACACACACTCGGCGTGGCGCCCGGCGAACAGCAAACCGCGATCCGAACTGCCAGCCTGGAACAGCACCGGTGTGCGTTGCGGCGAAGGTTCGCAGAGGTGATAACCCTCGACTTGATAGAAC contains:
- a CDS encoding class I SAM-dependent methyltransferase, whose translation is MKQTPDDLEKITSTTLGHYNSVAEGFREGTRDHDVSQNIDALLRHIQGEAPFDILDFGCGPGRDLQTFTRMGHTAVGLDGSEKFAKMAREDSGCEVWQQDFLKLDLPAERFDGIFANAVLFHIPRQELPRVLKELRGALRPGGVLFSSNPRGENQEGWNGPRYGAYHDLQAWQGLLTAAGFVELEHYYRPAGLPREQQPWLASVWRRV
- a CDS encoding DUF6124 family protein, translated to MKKPVPDPPPESSSKDNDDPLKGRSALYHAIDFYLTREHTGAPDELRFYNVSQDVNFEDTQLYVADLLRCASVTAYRCGDQLKGADRAMVFSIWHLLEIAKAMVDRSIECLGMKHTGNRPE
- a CDS encoding RHS repeat domain-containing protein, whose protein sequence is MNAHPHTPTLSVMDPRALAIREVGYCRHPDENVIASRITRQVFDAAGRLVESWDPRLWASASKPNLATIHGLSGHPLLTDSVDAGWQLSLLNQAGSLRSFWDARGSQRHIDFDDQQRPIAVTEQPAEALPRVVERLTYGGSAPAFAVHNQCAKLIRHDNPASTRFVPDFGLAGSQLSENQCFLIDLEPPDWPSEFEARDALLEDQSFVTRHVFSPTGEIQRQTDAMGNDRTFAYDVAGRLSETWLLMAGEGRPPQQLVSDIRYNAHDQIESEIAGNGVKTQAEYDAENGRLIRLVATVGSQKLLQDLHYVYDAAGNIIKLEDKAQAVTWFNNQRIEPINRYRYDSLSQLVEASGWEVANPSHGPALPDLLPTPLDPNQRRNYTQRFEYDAAGNLITRQHSGAPGFSMFTSARSNRSLAQRDDGSLPGESEIESGFDACGNQLELQRGQTMTWDIRNQLSRVTLVKRGDEPDDYEGYVYDRPGHRLRKVHFNRTSGRTGRSEVRYLPNLEIHRQADGEERHVISIEAGRCSVRSLHWPEGTHADQLRYSLCDHLGSSTLELDHEAGVLTQEHYYAFGGTACWAGKNALVAKYKTFRYSGKERDVTGLYYYGFRYYAPWLQRWMCPDPAGDKDGLNRYAMVRNNPINFYDWQGTISIPVDIFIADIVNSSSKTIYSGWFEELMWDQEKNTFMSTGPVYTRGMEVIQGADSEWYPSSFGHAIAAFRDQDGKLRLFANMHYQHMGIQPGMGLPEFAGLLKVDKQDPSKLVINNHSGHYKPESSIDVEAMIREIAPQQQSVSYAPIPESSSFDSTLRINSIDSPETYERLVNMYKRDFNGLITYLKEQGVWEAAKANFGESEGLNIIFKMEAKGMTAQQIYNEESMLGLAKPLAEPVQPSIGTSRVTRPLVQNKTKKTSFFRSLGHRLGQLYAK
- a CDS encoding methionine ABC transporter permease, which gives rise to MWFDRLLQGFIDTFLMVGVSSLIALLAGIPLAVILVTSSKGGIYEAPALNRALGAFVNLFRSIPFLILMVALIPFTRLIVGTTYGVWAAVVPLTIAATPFFARIAEVSLREVDYGLIEAAQAMGCRRWHIVWHVLLPEALPGIVGGFTITLVTMINSSAMAGAIGAGGLGDIAYRYGYQRFDSQIMLTVIVLLVVLVAVIQLGGDRLARGLNKR
- a CDS encoding methionine ABC transporter ATP-binding protein, with product MTAAIQRRLDIPEPQKAEQTELHPDLNRAHVRFIGLGKTYNGQQGPVAALHGIDLAIQRGEVFGIIGRSGAGKSSLIRTINRLEQPSTGRVLIDQVDIGEFDEDRLVALRRRIGMIFQHFNLMSAKTVWQNVELPLKVAGVPKEKREQKVRELLELVGLQEKHKAYPAQLSGGQKQRVGIARALVHDPEILLCDEATSALDPETTQSILGLLREINQRLGLTIVLITHEMAVIRDICDRVVVLEHGRIVEQGPVWEVFGNPQHEVSKTLLAPLQHALPQELQSRLQAQPQSSDAAVVLRLQFTGSATDEPDLAALFAALGGRVRLLQGGVERIQGHALGQLLLAVTGSPLGAEELRQRAGNWAQQVEVLGYVV
- a CDS encoding MetQ/NlpA family ABC transporter substrate-binding protein; translated protein: MTKNYFSHPVKALALALGLFSSITFAADAPLKVGTTAAFAIPLEAAVEEANKQGLKVELVEFTDWIAPNVSLAAGDIDVNYFQHVPFLENAKAAAGFDLVPFAPGIINNVGLYSKKYKSFDELPEGASVAIANDPINSGRGLQLLAKAGLITLKPGVGYKATEEDIIANPKKIKILQVEAVQLVRAYDDADLVQGYPAYIRLAKTFDAGSALLFDGLDHKEYVIQFVIQPKNKADPRLIKFVDIYQHSPAVRAALDKAHGKLYQAGWES
- a CDS encoding LLM class flavin-dependent oxidoreductase codes for the protein MAGEKKKILLNAFNMNCIGHINHGLWTHPRDTSTQYKTIEYWTELAQLLERGLFDGLFIADIVGVYDVYQNSVDVPLKESIQLPVNDPLLLVSAMAAVTKNLGFGLTANLTYEPPYLFARRMSTLDHLSRGRVGWNIVTGYLDSAAKAMGLSEQVEHDRRYDQADEYLEVLYKLWEGSWENGAVLNDPQQRIYAQPDKVHKVEHKGEFYQVEGYHLCEPSPQRTPVLFQAGSSDRGLLFAGRHAECVFISGQNKPSTKVQVDKVRASAVEAGRNPEDIKVFMGLNVIVGATEELAWAKHAEYLSYASAEAGVAHFSASTGIDFSEYAIDEPIQYVKSNAIQSATKNLQNNDWTRRKLLEQHALGGRYITVVGSPEQVADELESWIAETGLDGFNLTRIVTPESYVDFIELVIPELQRRGSYKTAYDDGSLREKLFHAEAHLPEQHTGSAFRR